From Azospirillaceae bacterium:
GGCGGGGCTGGTGGGCCTGGTGCTGATGGCGCCGTCGCCGCCGCAACCCATGGCCCTGCCGGATAAGGCGCGGGCGATGATGGCGTGTGCCTATGAGTCCCGCGCGTCGGTGGAGGCCACCATCGACCATGTGCTGACGGCCAAGCCGCTGAGCCCGCGGGACCGGGAACAGGTCATCGCGGACAGCCTGCGGGGGGCGCCGCCGGCCAAGGCCGCCTGGCCCAACGCCACCAGCCTTGAGGATATCAGGGATGTGGTGGGCGCCATCGACGTGCCCACCCTGGTCATCGCCGGTGAGGCGGACCGGGTCGATACGGTGGACCTGCTGCGCGCCGAACTGCTGCCGCGCATCCCCCAGGCGACGCTGCACGTGCTGCCGGGGACGGGGCACCTGTCCATGCTGGAATCGCC
This genomic window contains:
- a CDS encoding alpha/beta hydrolase, whose product is MKIASNGIRIHVEEQGRGEPPLVFLHYWGGSSCTWRHVTAALAPSHRTIALDHRGWGQSDAPAGGYGLADLADDAQGVIRALGLRHYVLVGHSMGGKVAQLLASRRPAGLVGLVLMAPSPPQPMALPDKARAMMACAYESRASVEATIDHVLTAKPLSPRDREQVIADSLRGAPPAKAAWPNATSLEDIRDVVGAIDVPTLVIAGEADRVDTVDLLRAELLPRIPQATLHVLPGTGHLSMLESPGEVARLIADFTRALNR